The following coding sequences are from one Leptolyngbya sp. NIES-3755 window:
- a CDS encoding hypothetical protein (similar to AA sequence:cyanobase_aa:LBDG_33380) — MFSPDESLAAFSQGHSLFAQLRSRFPQGALVSELVQVHDGQFVVRAIVQVGTTMMATGMAAADKIEVAEDRARVRAMEVLGISPTGSATTFDVAARTEPEPRKEVEPSVTVDIPEISLPAVETLVPELPKKVTRKKKEESIESPAVPDLLSFPGLDMPEIKSAPVEFTREPVEFTPDFEDDEVEPPAPEPIDLSDAIAQIGTEIERIGWTKKQGSTYLQDTYGKKTRAELDEDELIEFLHYLKALPSKGQGIPF, encoded by the coding sequence ATGTTTTCACCCGATGAGTCTCTGGCTGCTTTTTCTCAAGGTCATAGTCTGTTTGCCCAACTCCGAAGCCGATTCCCTCAAGGAGCACTGGTTTCAGAGTTAGTTCAAGTGCATGACGGGCAATTCGTTGTTCGAGCGATCGTTCAAGTCGGGACAACGATGATGGCGACCGGAATGGCTGCTGCTGACAAGATTGAAGTTGCAGAAGATCGGGCGCGGGTTCGAGCGATGGAAGTGTTGGGAATTTCTCCCACTGGAAGCGCAACTACGTTTGATGTCGCGGCACGAACAGAACCCGAACCCCGAAAAGAAGTCGAACCGAGCGTAACAGTTGACATTCCTGAAATTTCGCTGCCTGCGGTGGAAACGTTAGTCCCAGAATTGCCGAAGAAAGTGACGCGCAAGAAGAAAGAAGAATCGATCGAATCACCTGCTGTTCCTGATTTGTTATCGTTTCCTGGCTTAGATATGCCAGAAATTAAGTCTGCGCCTGTAGAATTTACTCGTGAACCCGTAGAATTTACACCCGACTTTGAAGACGATGAGGTTGAACCGCCTGCACCTGAACCGATCGATTTATCCGATGCGATCGCTCAAATCGGGACGGAAATCGAACGCATTGGCTGGACAAAGAAACAAGGAAGCACGTATCTTCAGGACACTTACGGAAAGAAAACTCGTGCAGAACTCGATGAAGATGAACTGATCGAATTCTTGCACTATCTCAAAGCGTTACCGTCGAAAGGACAGGGAATTCCCTTCTAA
- a CDS encoding hypothetical protein (hypothetical protein MC7420_3385;~similar to AA sequence:cyanobase_aa:LBDG_00490) yields MKEILYLEVPTPDTDAVIQWLHTGYNPKSGKKALTPAGIRLSLGGELSIFVWSVQRSTYLKVFRMGTVSGEKQILDQFVQAIRSQFPNRYPEPPQIDLSQQSIFEALAEYYPKTVEFFKKIPNGEYDLNRVYWWEQRWREGVRTPQKPRQVVFTTDDGNTARVKPPFDLIYLGGALGIVHAAVMAKLGYRVLLIERMPFGRMNREWNISRSEFQSLIDLGLFTPAEFDRVIANEYVDGFHKFFDANNPPQAKAKILHTPTVLNIAIDAERFLKLCGEKLREAGGEIWDETEFQRADISSNQVTVYATHLPTEQERQITGRLLVDAMGTASPIAWQLNGGRAFDSVCPTVGAVISEGFDPGVWDSHYGDVLNSHGDISRGRQLIWELFPAEGKELTFYLFHYHQVHPENPGSLLEMYEDFFAILPEYRRCDMEKLVWKKATFGYIPGHFSTNSRDRTIAFDRLIAIGDAASLQSPLVFTGFGSLVRNLSRLTQLLDGALKHDLLNQRSLNAIRAYQSNVAVTWMFSKGMMVPTGKSLPPQQVNSMLNTFFDVLAEQPPEIADAFIKDRVTWTRFNAMAIVAALKNPALLLWIWQMAGAKDLLRWTGNYVNFGLNALISWMFSGWFPKVLFQIQPWLEPRFPALWLWGLSQSYALTYGMGKPDLMPKFKLTRSRTAIEMNRSRLNNPEPETGNRQVG; encoded by the coding sequence ATGAAAGAAATCCTTTATCTCGAAGTCCCAACTCCTGATACTGATGCCGTAATTCAGTGGTTGCACACGGGCTACAATCCCAAATCTGGTAAAAAAGCGTTGACCCCGGCGGGGATTCGATTGAGTCTGGGCGGTGAACTATCAATTTTTGTCTGGTCAGTTCAGCGATCGACGTATCTCAAAGTGTTCCGAATGGGAACGGTTTCAGGTGAGAAGCAGATTTTAGATCAGTTTGTCCAAGCGATTCGATCGCAGTTTCCAAATCGTTATCCAGAGCCACCACAAATTGATTTATCGCAACAATCGATCTTTGAAGCGTTAGCTGAGTACTATCCCAAAACGGTTGAGTTCTTCAAGAAGATTCCGAATGGAGAATACGATCTCAATCGAGTGTACTGGTGGGAACAGCGCTGGCGGGAAGGCGTTCGGACTCCTCAAAAGCCGCGCCAAGTTGTGTTTACCACGGACGATGGAAATACGGCTCGTGTAAAACCGCCTTTTGATCTGATCTATCTAGGAGGCGCGTTAGGGATTGTTCACGCCGCAGTGATGGCGAAATTAGGCTACCGGGTTCTGCTAATCGAGCGGATGCCGTTTGGACGGATGAATCGAGAATGGAATATTTCGCGTAGTGAATTTCAGAGCTTGATTGATTTGGGTTTGTTCACGCCTGCGGAATTCGATCGAGTCATTGCGAACGAATATGTAGATGGCTTCCACAAGTTTTTCGACGCGAACAATCCACCGCAAGCAAAAGCGAAAATTCTCCATACTCCGACCGTGTTGAATATTGCGATCGATGCTGAGAGATTCCTCAAACTCTGTGGCGAGAAACTTCGGGAAGCAGGGGGAGAAATTTGGGACGAGACGGAATTTCAACGCGCTGATATCAGTTCCAATCAAGTCACTGTGTATGCAACGCATCTTCCGACTGAGCAAGAGCGCCAAATTACTGGACGATTGTTAGTCGATGCAATGGGAACCGCTTCTCCGATCGCTTGGCAATTAAACGGAGGACGAGCGTTTGATAGTGTTTGTCCAACGGTTGGAGCCGTCATTTCAGAGGGCTTTGATCCAGGCGTTTGGGATTCGCATTATGGTGATGTTCTGAACAGTCACGGTGATATTTCACGCGGACGACAATTGATTTGGGAGCTATTCCCAGCCGAAGGAAAAGAGCTAACATTTTATCTGTTCCACTATCATCAAGTGCATCCTGAAAATCCAGGTTCACTGCTCGAAATGTACGAGGACTTCTTTGCGATTCTGCCAGAGTATCGGCGCTGCGATATGGAGAAATTAGTCTGGAAGAAAGCAACCTTCGGATACATTCCAGGACATTTCAGCACCAATAGTCGCGATCGCACCATCGCATTCGATCGATTAATTGCGATCGGGGATGCGGCTTCTCTCCAATCCCCGCTAGTCTTTACGGGCTTCGGTTCATTAGTACGAAATCTCTCTCGACTCACACAATTATTAGATGGTGCTTTGAAACATGATTTGCTCAATCAGCGATCGCTCAATGCCATTCGAGCTTATCAAAGCAATGTCGCGGTCACGTGGATGTTTTCAAAAGGCATGATGGTTCCCACTGGCAAGTCACTCCCACCGCAGCAAGTGAATTCAATGCTGAATACATTTTTTGATGTGTTAGCAGAACAACCTCCAGAGATTGCAGATGCGTTTATCAAAGACCGTGTGACCTGGACAAGATTTAATGCAATGGCGATCGTTGCTGCACTCAAAAATCCAGCTTTACTGCTCTGGATCTGGCAAATGGCAGGCGCGAAAGATCTCTTGCGTTGGACTGGGAACTATGTCAATTTTGGACTCAATGCTTTAATTAGTTGGATGTTTAGTGGTTGGTTCCCGAAAGTTCTCTTTCAGATTCAACCCTGGTTAGAGCCGAGATTTCCAGCACTTTGGTTATGGGGACTCTCTCAGAGTTATGCACTCACTTATGGAATGGGCAAACCTGATTTGATGCCAAAGTTTAAGCTGACGAGGTCGAGAACCGCGATCGAAATGAATCGATCGCGCTTGAACAATCCGGAGCCAGAGACAGGAAATCGCCAGGTTGGTTAG
- a CDS encoding hypothetical protein (similar to AA sequence:cyanobase_aa:LBDG_46910), whose translation MKRLVALLAVVFVSLTAWTGFVAPAFAEVSLQPPGSEEVISPDGEQYSTRQEAYEQAIEAAKDPNGLEKEYKKDLKIFKQENPDQANLIEKAEAAVEKVVSDK comes from the coding sequence ATGAAACGCCTAGTTGCACTATTGGCAGTGGTATTCGTAAGTTTGACTGCTTGGACAGGCTTCGTTGCACCTGCTTTTGCTGAAGTGTCGCTGCAACCGCCCGGAAGCGAAGAAGTGATCAGCCCGGATGGTGAGCAATACAGCACCCGTCAAGAAGCTTACGAACAAGCGATCGAAGCTGCGAAAGATCCGAATGGATTGGAAAAAGAATACAAAAAGGATCTGAAGATCTTTAAGCAAGAGAATCCGGATCAAGCAAACTTGATCGAAAAAGCAGAAGCAGCAGTCGAAAAGGTTGTTAGCGATAAATAA
- a CDS encoding hypothetical protein (similar to AA sequence:cyanobase_aa:LBDG_10710) — protein MKIQLDRKLTTCPKNLICTVHSTTFEVGKLRLLLYTDRGLLLGDISPDCLKLSSSEIRTKLRERACAMLQDDNPDRDRLRDSALELLQASQEHVRFPTALDWWMKKFEIFSEESQEIEATRSGLSDYYVLERSRLQKMLDDDRD, from the coding sequence ATGAAAATACAACTTGATCGGAAGTTGACAACCTGCCCTAAAAATCTGATTTGTACCGTTCACAGCACGACATTCGAGGTGGGCAAACTTCGACTTCTGCTCTATACCGATCGCGGTCTCTTATTAGGCGATATTTCTCCCGACTGTCTCAAGCTTTCTTCTTCTGAAATCCGTACCAAATTGCGAGAGCGGGCTTGTGCAATGTTGCAAGACGACAATCCCGATCGCGATCGCTTGAGAGATTCTGCACTAGAACTGCTTCAAGCCTCACAAGAACATGTTCGATTTCCGACTGCGCTCGATTGGTGGATGAAGAAATTTGAAATTTTTTCGGAAGAATCCCAAGAAATCGAAGCGACTCGCAGCGGACTCTCGGATTACTATGTGCTTGAACGATCGCGGTTACAGAAGATGCTTGACGACGATCGCGACTAA
- a CDS encoding peptidase U32 (similar to AA sequence:cyanobase_aa:LBDG_43990), with translation MNTPELLAPAGNWECAKAAIENGADAIYFGLDRFNARMRAENFTESDLPELMEFLHWRGVKGYVTVNTLIFQNELAEAEQYLRSIITSGVDAVIVQDIGICRLIRHLSPDFPIHGSTQMTVTSAAGVEFAKSLGCQLVVLARECSIKEINKIQQQLNDRNVTLPLEVFVHGALCVAYSGQCLTSEALGGRSANRGECAQACRMPYELISDGETINLGDRRYLLSPQDLAGLDVLPELVRSGVTCLKIEGRLKAPEYVANVTRVYRNALDRAITDVNAERYNLEMAFSRGLHTGWFEGINNQELVHARFGKKRGVYLGEVIDIRREQITIASQAPVKPGDGVVFDAGHPEAKEEGGRIYAVDRQNGKTILTFGRDQLNLRRISVGDLIWKTSDPDLDRQIRQTYAGDQPRFQRPIDIEIHGEIGEKLTAIARDTIGHITRVESEMPLVEAHSKPLTTERLEEQFGRLGNTPFKLGKLENYLIDAAMIPVSELNRMRREIVDRLEQLRIQPKQWKINENKSYTDLLPQIASKSKSSELIILVRNLQQLETVLKTGIQTIYCEFEDPRAYRQAVELTRQSSDAEIWVAPPRITKPNEQWILEQVRRSNADGYLIRNYDHLKYFDQDRKIGDFSLNIANAITADYFKQFGLERLTASYDLNVEQLTHLVKNCPSDWFEITIHQHIPMFHMEHCVFCAFLSEGTDFTNCGRPCEKHEVKLRDRTGIEHTLHADAGCRNTVFNGTAQTGAEFVHHLVQCGVQRFRLEFLNESSNQIVQTIERYHQLLKGEITGVELWRDLKLQNQLGVTRGTLS, from the coding sequence ATGAACACTCCGGAACTGCTTGCCCCTGCGGGAAATTGGGAATGTGCCAAAGCCGCGATCGAGAACGGCGCAGATGCGATTTACTTTGGGTTAGATCGATTTAATGCTCGCATGAGAGCAGAGAATTTTACAGAATCGGATCTGCCGGAGTTAATGGAGTTTTTACACTGGCGTGGTGTGAAAGGTTACGTTACTGTTAATACATTAATCTTTCAGAACGAATTAGCAGAAGCAGAACAATATTTACGATCGATTATCACTTCCGGTGTCGATGCGGTGATTGTTCAAGATATCGGAATCTGTCGCCTGATTCGGCATTTATCTCCTGATTTTCCAATTCACGGTTCGACTCAAATGACTGTTACAAGTGCAGCAGGAGTTGAGTTTGCGAAATCACTCGGCTGCCAATTAGTCGTATTAGCGCGTGAATGTTCGATCAAAGAGATTAATAAAATTCAGCAGCAATTGAACGATCGTAATGTAACTCTGCCGCTCGAAGTATTCGTACACGGTGCTTTGTGTGTCGCGTATTCGGGGCAGTGTTTGACGAGTGAAGCTTTGGGAGGTCGATCGGCAAATCGAGGAGAATGTGCCCAAGCTTGTCGAATGCCTTACGAATTGATTTCGGACGGAGAAACGATCAACTTAGGCGATCGACGTTATTTGCTCAGTCCTCAAGATTTGGCAGGCTTAGACGTTTTACCTGAATTAGTGCGATCGGGTGTGACTTGTCTCAAAATCGAAGGACGGTTAAAAGCTCCCGAATACGTCGCGAATGTCACTAGAGTTTATAGAAACGCACTCGATCGAGCGATTACTGATGTGAATGCTGAACGATACAACTTAGAAATGGCATTCTCCCGCGGATTACATACAGGATGGTTTGAGGGAATTAACAATCAAGAATTAGTTCATGCTCGATTCGGTAAAAAGCGTGGCGTTTATTTAGGTGAAGTGATCGATATTCGACGGGAGCAGATTACGATCGCATCTCAAGCACCTGTAAAACCGGGTGATGGTGTTGTCTTTGATGCGGGACATCCAGAAGCGAAAGAAGAAGGTGGACGGATTTATGCGGTCGATCGACAAAATGGCAAAACGATTCTGACCTTCGGACGCGATCAGTTAAATCTGCGGCGAATTAGCGTTGGGGATTTGATTTGGAAAACGAGCGATCCGGATCTCGATCGACAAATTCGCCAAACTTATGCAGGCGATCAACCAAGATTCCAGCGTCCAATCGATATCGAAATTCATGGCGAAATTGGAGAGAAACTAACTGCGATCGCCAGAGATACGATCGGACATATCACCCGTGTTGAATCCGAGATGCCGCTCGTTGAAGCGCATTCCAAACCCTTAACGACTGAGCGATTAGAAGAACAGTTTGGACGGCTTGGAAACACACCGTTCAAGCTTGGAAAACTAGAGAACTACCTTATTGATGCGGCAATGATTCCTGTCAGTGAATTGAATCGAATGCGGCGGGAAATTGTCGATCGATTAGAACAATTACGAATTCAGCCTAAACAATGGAAAATTAACGAGAACAAGTCATACACAGATTTATTACCTCAGATAGCATCAAAATCTAAATCATCAGAGTTAATCATTCTCGTTCGCAATCTTCAGCAATTAGAAACAGTATTGAAAACCGGAATTCAAACGATTTACTGTGAATTTGAAGATCCTCGCGCTTACCGTCAAGCAGTAGAACTGACACGGCAATCTTCAGATGCAGAAATTTGGGTCGCACCACCGAGAATTACCAAGCCAAATGAGCAATGGATTTTAGAACAAGTTCGTCGATCGAATGCTGACGGGTATCTCATCCGAAACTATGATCATTTGAAGTATTTTGATCAAGATAGAAAGATCGGAGATTTTTCACTCAATATCGCAAACGCCATTACCGCAGACTACTTCAAACAATTCGGCTTAGAACGTCTCACCGCTTCGTATGATCTCAACGTCGAACAACTCACGCATCTAGTTAAAAACTGTCCTTCTGATTGGTTTGAAATCACCATTCACCAACACATTCCAATGTTTCACATGGAGCATTGTGTATTCTGTGCATTTCTCTCAGAAGGAACAGATTTTACCAACTGCGGGCGACCTTGTGAAAAACATGAAGTGAAATTGCGCGATCGTACTGGAATTGAACATACTCTCCACGCCGATGCAGGCTGCCGAAATACTGTTTTCAATGGAACTGCACAAACTGGAGCAGAATTCGTTCATCACTTAGTACAATGCGGCGTACAACGCTTTCGACTCGAATTTCTGAATGAATCCAGCAACCAGATTGTGCAGACCATCGAACGCTATCACCAACTTCTAAAGGGTGAAATCACAGGCGTAGAACTCTGGAGAGATTTGAAACTACAAAACCAACTCGGAGTGACACGCGGAACATTGAGCTAA
- a CDS encoding hypothetical protein (similar to AA sequence:cyanobase_aa:PCC8801_4327) — translation MTPIELNYKGFQALVEALGYVDAVRFLKQFDQGSGDYTQERDRWLNDLTLDDIWKVLSSVSQRDS, via the coding sequence ATGACTCCCATCGAGCTGAATTACAAAGGATTTCAAGCATTGGTAGAAGCGTTAGGATATGTTGATGCAGTCCGATTTCTCAAGCAATTTGATCAAGGGAGTGGTGACTATACCCAAGAGCGCGATCGCTGGCTTAACGATCTAACACTGGACGACATTTGGAAAGTCCTATCTTCTGTGAGCCAGCGAGATTCCTGA
- a CDS encoding hypothetical protein Npun_AR283 (similar to AA sequence:cyanobase_aa:LBDG_30810) gives MMGYRLEDTRVYREAQEDKARQIALNLLRQGLPIEAIAQATELSIAEVQTLQSQLEQES, from the coding sequence ATGATGGGCTATCGGCTTGAGGATACAAGAGTATATCGAGAAGCGCAAGAAGATAAAGCAAGACAGATAGCACTCAATTTACTGCGGCAAGGACTCCCTATCGAGGCGATCGCTCAAGCAACAGAACTGTCGATCGCTGAAGTCCAAACCTTGCAATCCCAATTAGAGCAAGAGTCATGA
- a CDS encoding phosphate uptake regulator PhoU (similar to AA sequence:cyanobase_aa:LBDG_33390) has translation MFYKNVPEGQEPIRVQFERQIKRIQRDVLRMGALVERSCCLAREALFDRNLAAADQIRKLDKKIDRLYKQIELDCVNTIALQSPVAQDLRLLSALMQLVRDLERIGDYAQNLGDVALQLFPYPESPHMGQIRQMFDRCRAMLALSLESLSDLNAESGLDVRQRDDVVDSDYETLYNLLARQSDVKGMIEPIVLQVLVIRHLERMADHAANIGKRVAYIVTGKR, from the coding sequence ATGTTTTATAAGAACGTGCCAGAGGGTCAAGAACCGATTCGGGTTCAGTTTGAAAGACAGATTAAACGGATTCAGCGGGATGTTCTGCGGATGGGTGCGTTAGTGGAACGCTCCTGTTGTCTGGCACGAGAGGCATTATTTGATCGGAATCTCGCAGCCGCTGACCAAATTCGCAAATTGGATAAGAAAATCGATCGACTCTACAAACAGATCGAACTGGATTGTGTCAACACGATCGCGCTTCAGTCTCCCGTGGCTCAGGATTTAAGATTGCTCAGTGCATTGATGCAATTGGTTCGCGATCTAGAACGCATCGGGGATTATGCTCAAAATTTGGGAGATGTAGCACTTCAATTATTTCCGTATCCTGAATCGCCGCACATGGGTCAAATTCGCCAAATGTTCGATCGATGTCGGGCGATGTTGGCATTAAGTCTAGAATCGCTGTCTGATCTGAATGCCGAATCGGGTTTAGATGTCCGTCAGCGGGATGATGTGGTCGATTCGGATTATGAAACGCTGTACAACCTGTTAGCGCGTCAGTCGGATGTGAAAGGAATGATTGAACCGATCGTGCTTCAAGTGCTGGTGATTCGTCATTTAGAACGTATGGCAGATCACGCCGCGAATATTGGAAAGCGAGTGGCTTACATCGTCACTGGAAAGCGTTAA
- a CDS encoding isochorismatase family protein (similar to AA sequence:cyanobase_aa:LBDG_33370), translated as MPFIAAQPYEYELPTESEIALIVIDMQRDFLEAGGFGEALGNDVNRANAIVPTVKRLLEGCRAMNLPIFHTQEGHRSDLSDCPQSKLKRGRGNLSIGDPGKLGRILILGEPGNEIIPELAPLPGEVLIPKPGKGAFYNTDLEVQLIARNITHSLIAGVTTEVCVQTTMREANDRGYECLLVEDATESYFPEFKQATLEMVRAQGGIVGWTATTDQVLEGLRSRKAA; from the coding sequence ATGCCATTCATTGCCGCACAGCCTTACGAGTACGAGCTACCCACCGAATCGGAGATTGCGCTGATTGTGATTGATATGCAGCGCGATTTCCTAGAAGCAGGCGGATTTGGGGAAGCGTTGGGAAATGATGTGAATCGTGCAAACGCGATCGTACCCACCGTAAAGCGACTCCTCGAAGGCTGTCGAGCCATGAATCTGCCGATTTTTCACACTCAAGAAGGTCATCGATCGGATTTATCCGACTGTCCCCAATCAAAACTGAAACGGGGACGGGGAAATTTATCGATCGGTGATCCTGGCAAGCTTGGACGCATTCTAATCTTGGGAGAACCGGGTAACGAAATTATTCCAGAGCTTGCACCGCTTCCTGGAGAAGTCCTGATTCCAAAACCGGGAAAGGGAGCGTTCTACAACACTGATTTAGAAGTGCAATTGATTGCACGAAACATTACGCATTCACTCATTGCAGGCGTGACCACTGAAGTTTGCGTCCAAACCACGATGCGAGAAGCAAACGATCGAGGATATGAATGTTTGCTGGTTGAGGATGCAACCGAGAGCTATTTTCCTGAATTCAAGCAAGCCACGTTAGAGATGGTACGGGCGCAGGGTGGGATCGTTGGCTGGACTGCAACGACCGATCAAGTGTTGGAAGGATTGCGATCGCGGAAAGCAGCATAA
- a CDS encoding S-layer domain-containing protein (similar to AA sequence:cyanobase_aa:LBDG_10720) — MVESDVDSSIVKSLQKFSATVGLAMLCVLPLSGCANSPLAGSLKDSLAADPRLTGSPSPQSSPQQTAQLPPNFPTEVPRYPNATLIEARSTSNTPIEQSTDLFTRWSTSDDRDRIFNFYRDELQKNGWTLSEQNAEQGRLIASRQGLKVGVGVAAAQSGANFSIETQAEQQATQPGTLSPSPSASPSPNSSSAAFSDVEKAPQELRSYINDLAQLGVLTSQTKSGNTALFEPNKTITRRVYARWLVEANNRIYRDRPARQIRLAVETGQSAFRDVPAKDADFAVIQGLAEAGLIPSPLSGNNSANLFRPDAPLTREDLILWKIPVDTRQALPNATIESVKQTWGFQDANRIDPTALRAVYADFQNGDQANIRRAFGYTTIFQPKRSVTRAEAAAVLWYFGFQGDGISAQQALKGETKPQ, encoded by the coding sequence GTGGTCGAAAGTGATGTGGATAGTTCGATCGTGAAATCGCTCCAGAAATTTTCGGCAACCGTTGGATTGGCAATGTTGTGTGTATTGCCGCTATCCGGTTGTGCAAACTCCCCACTAGCAGGGTCACTCAAGGATTCACTGGCGGCTGACCCTCGGTTAACGGGTAGTCCGAGTCCTCAGTCTTCACCACAACAGACTGCACAACTGCCGCCGAATTTTCCGACTGAAGTGCCTCGCTATCCAAATGCAACCTTGATTGAAGCTCGATCGACGAGTAATACTCCGATCGAGCAAAGTACTGATTTATTTACACGCTGGTCAACCTCGGACGATCGCGATCGTATTTTCAATTTCTACCGCGATGAACTGCAAAAAAACGGCTGGACATTGAGTGAGCAAAACGCAGAGCAAGGACGATTGATTGCTTCGCGGCAAGGCTTGAAAGTTGGAGTTGGAGTTGCAGCGGCTCAGAGTGGAGCAAATTTCTCGATCGAGACTCAAGCTGAACAACAAGCGACACAACCTGGAACACTCAGTCCTTCTCCGAGTGCAAGCCCTTCTCCGAATAGTTCTAGTGCTGCGTTTTCAGATGTTGAGAAAGCACCTCAAGAACTGCGATCGTACATCAATGATTTAGCTCAATTAGGGGTGCTGACTTCGCAAACCAAATCTGGTAACACTGCTCTATTTGAACCGAATAAGACAATTACGCGGCGGGTTTATGCACGATGGTTAGTAGAAGCGAACAATCGGATTTATCGCGATCGACCTGCAAGACAGATTCGTTTAGCCGTGGAAACCGGACAATCTGCGTTTCGGGATGTGCCTGCGAAGGATGCAGATTTCGCTGTGATTCAGGGATTAGCAGAGGCGGGATTGATTCCGAGTCCGCTCTCTGGCAACAATAGTGCGAACTTGTTCCGACCGGATGCACCTTTGACGCGGGAAGATTTGATTCTGTGGAAAATTCCAGTCGATACGCGACAAGCATTGCCGAATGCCACGATCGAATCGGTGAAACAAACTTGGGGCTTTCAAGATGCGAATCGAATTGATCCGACGGCTTTGAGAGCGGTGTATGCGGACTTTCAGAACGGTGATCAGGCGAATATTCGACGGGCTTTTGGCTATACCACGATCTTTCAACCGAAGCGATCGGTGACTCGTGCAGAGGCGGCGGCGGTACTTTGGTATTTTGGATTTCAGGGAGATGGAATCTCGGCGCAGCAGGCTTTGAAAGGGGAAACGAAGCCGCAGTAA
- a CDS encoding hypothetical protein (similar to AA sequence:cyanobase_aa:LBDG_10700) encodes MQPVSRSDVLYVIDHCWMVEDPREDEYAYQFLQIQDRHRVQFEQALECADENQYEVVKQHLDTIREERDRAEEILYWLFLDSELRRQGKTVPDLWEEKVG; translated from the coding sequence GTGCAGCCTGTGTCGCGATCTGATGTCTTGTATGTAATTGACCATTGCTGGATGGTCGAAGATCCGCGTGAAGATGAATATGCGTATCAATTTTTACAGATTCAGGATCGGCATCGCGTTCAATTTGAACAAGCGCTCGAATGTGCCGATGAGAACCAGTACGAAGTGGTAAAACAGCATCTCGATACCATTCGTGAAGAGCGCGATCGAGCCGAAGAAATTTTGTACTGGTTATTCCTCGATTCAGAGCTACGACGACAAGGCAAAACTGTACCTGACCTGTGGGAGGAAAAAGTAGGCTGA